A single genomic interval of Alistipes provencensis harbors:
- a CDS encoding sugar kinase, protein MNNQKIVTFGEIMLRLTPPDRLRFNQTDLLRVSYGGSEANVAVSLANFGLRSEFITRLPANRVADACLDDLRRYGVGTDGILRGGKRLGLYYMEEAAAMRTSHVVYDRADSAFDTLRPGMVDWRRLFSDAAWFHWSGISAAVSADTAAVCAEAIAVAREMGLTVSCDINYRKNLWKYGKEPQEVLPPLMEQCDIFFGTDDEYEKILDMRLPKFEARNASYQPDTAGYERASAEVAARFPRCRGIVFGLRSVLSANHHLISGTLYTGGRLLSTRVYDIDNVVDCVGVGDAFVGGLIYGMAEHAGDMQFALDFGTAACALKNTIPGDYNQFTAEEVAQLARGSVSGRIAR, encoded by the coding sequence ATGAACAACCAAAAAATCGTCACTTTCGGAGAGATCATGCTCCGCCTCACACCGCCCGACCGTCTGCGCTTCAACCAGACCGACCTGCTGCGGGTCAGCTACGGCGGCAGCGAAGCCAACGTGGCCGTCTCGCTGGCCAATTTCGGGCTCCGCAGCGAGTTCATCACCCGCCTGCCCGCAAACCGTGTAGCCGACGCCTGCCTCGACGACCTGCGGCGTTACGGCGTCGGGACCGACGGCATCCTCCGCGGCGGCAAGCGGCTGGGGCTTTATTATATGGAAGAGGCCGCGGCCATGCGCACCTCCCATGTGGTCTACGACCGCGCCGACTCGGCCTTCGACACCCTCCGGCCGGGGATGGTCGACTGGCGCAGGCTGTTCAGCGATGCCGCGTGGTTCCACTGGTCGGGCATCTCGGCCGCGGTGAGCGCCGACACGGCAGCCGTATGCGCCGAAGCGATCGCCGTCGCCCGGGAGATGGGGCTGACCGTCTCGTGCGACATCAACTACCGCAAGAACCTCTGGAAATACGGCAAGGAGCCGCAGGAGGTGCTGCCCCCGCTGATGGAGCAGTGCGACATCTTCTTCGGCACGGACGACGAATACGAGAAGATACTCGACATGCGCCTGCCGAAATTCGAGGCCCGCAACGCCTCCTACCAGCCCGACACAGCCGGTTACGAGCGCGCTTCGGCGGAGGTTGCGGCGCGTTTTCCCCGCTGCCGGGGCATCGTCTTCGGGCTCCGCAGCGTCTTGAGCGCCAACCACCATCTGATCTCCGGAACCCTCTACACCGGGGGCAGGCTGCTCTCCACGCGGGTCTACGACATCGACAATGTGGTGGACTGCGTCGGCGTGGGCGACGCCTTCGTGGGCGGCCTGATCTATGGGATGGCCGAGCACGCCGGGGACATGCAGTTCGCGCTCGACTTCGGCACGGCGGCCTGCGCCCTGAAGAACACCATTCCGGGTGACTACAACCAGTTCACGGCCGAGGAGGTCGCCCAGTTGGCCCGCGGCTCCGTCTCGGGCCGCATCGCAAGGTAA
- a CDS encoding tetratricopeptide repeat protein: MKKTILTALAALLVAVPAVQAQKVNKEALLAKIEKSDADIANEKKAAKAATWINRGKAFYEVAIEPTKSLFVNMEATMLKLAVGEPKSTEKVTLNGAEYDAWVYNYFTAYIKDNKVATWKQTRWVMKDAPEKAIEAYNKAYELDPKTADKVKEGLKQVSDFCSQAGNTGIDSGDYAAAAKAYVTAYEAQSSPAYGEADPALLYYAGYLLTVDGANNPKSFVQGGKLLTQAIDKGYADEEGNVYYYLFHCLYGQKDADKANVMKAKDALLTGIEKFPKNERILDGLMQLYTSEEGVGNPADLVALIDKAIQDNPENVDLWFGRGRIFYALKDYDQSIDSFKKVVELKPDMFEGNYYLGVFYTIKGDALNKEMNEKQYSSQAAYDADLKGVNDVYMAAVPWFEKAHQIKPEDLDTLEFLKSLCFRLRDEPGIMEKYNTYNDLYKKAKGE; encoded by the coding sequence ATGAAGAAAACGATTTTGACGGCTCTCGCGGCGCTGCTCGTAGCAGTTCCCGCCGTGCAGGCCCAGAAAGTGAACAAGGAAGCGCTTCTCGCCAAGATCGAAAAGAGCGATGCCGACATCGCCAACGAGAAGAAAGCTGCCAAGGCCGCAACATGGATCAACCGCGGTAAGGCATTCTACGAAGTGGCTATCGAGCCGACGAAGAGCCTTTTCGTCAATATGGAAGCCACGATGCTGAAACTGGCTGTCGGCGAACCCAAGTCGACGGAGAAGGTGACGCTCAACGGCGCGGAGTACGATGCGTGGGTTTACAACTATTTCACCGCCTACATCAAGGACAACAAGGTCGCTACATGGAAGCAGACCCGGTGGGTGATGAAGGACGCTCCCGAGAAAGCTATCGAGGCTTACAACAAGGCTTACGAGCTGGATCCCAAGACAGCCGACAAGGTCAAGGAGGGTCTGAAGCAGGTCAGCGACTTCTGCTCGCAGGCCGGTAACACCGGTATCGACTCGGGCGACTACGCGGCTGCGGCCAAGGCTTATGTGACGGCTTACGAGGCCCAGTCGAGCCCGGCTTACGGCGAGGCCGATCCCGCGCTGCTCTACTATGCGGGCTACCTGCTGACGGTCGACGGCGCCAACAACCCCAAGTCGTTCGTTCAGGGCGGCAAGCTGCTGACCCAAGCCATCGACAAGGGCTATGCCGATGAGGAGGGCAACGTTTACTACTACCTCTTCCACTGTCTCTACGGCCAGAAGGATGCTGACAAGGCCAACGTGATGAAGGCCAAGGACGCCCTGCTGACGGGTATCGAGAAGTTCCCGAAGAACGAGCGTATCCTCGACGGTCTGATGCAGCTCTACACCTCGGAGGAGGGCGTGGGTAACCCCGCCGACCTCGTGGCGCTGATCGACAAGGCCATTCAGGACAACCCCGAGAACGTCGACCTGTGGTTCGGCCGCGGACGTATCTTCTACGCGCTGAAGGACTACGACCAGAGCATCGACTCGTTCAAGAAGGTCGTGGAGCTGAAGCCCGACATGTTCGAAGGCAACTACTATCTGGGCGTGTTCTACACGATCAAGGGCGACGCGCTGAACAAGGAGATGAACGAGAAGCAGTACAGCAGTCAGGCCGCCTACGATGCCGACCTGAAGGGTGTCAACGACGTCTACATGGCCGCCGTGCCTTGGTTCGAGAAGGCTCACCAGATCAAGCCCGAGGATCTCGATACGCTGGAGTTCCTCAAGTCGCTGTGTTTCCGTCTGCGCGACGAACCCGGCATCATGGAGAAGTACAACACCTACAACGACCTCTATAAGAAGGCCAAAGGCGAATAG
- the gyrA gene encoding DNA gyrase subunit A, with product MLTEEEKNAGLTGRIIPINIEEQMKSAYIDYSMSVIVSRALPDVRDGMKPVHRRILYDMSAELNLYSDKPTRKSARIVGDVLGKFHPHGDSSVYDAMVRLAQDWSMRYPLVDGQGNFGSMDGDSPAAMRYTEARMKKITDEVMADIDKETVDWTLNFDDTIPEPTVLPTKIPLLIVNGASGIAVGMATNMAPHNLSEVVDACCAYIDNPEITGEELLHYVKGPDFPTGGIIYGYEGVREAMLTGRGRVMMRAKTEIEHTPSGRECIVITEIPYMINKAEMIKKIADMINDKKIEGISYINDESDRNGLRIIIILKQDAVASVVLNTLFKNTPLQTSFAVNNIALVKGRPEMLPMRDLIKYFIEHRHDVVVRRTRYDKRKAEERLHIVLGLLIAQDNIDEIVRIIRASQTPDAAKQTLIERFELSDIQASAIIEMRLRALTGLERGKLIAERDELMKLIEHLTEILENVSMQMQVIKDELLEIKEKYGDERRSEIVYASEEFNPEDFYADDDMVITISHMGYIKRTPLAEYRTQNRGGVGAKGSATRDEDFIEHIYVASMHNTMLFFTEKGRCFWLKVYEIPEGARSSKGRAIQNVIQIEPDDKVRAYINVKSLADAEYVNNNFIIMCTKDGTIKKTKLEAYSRPRQNGVNAIVIREGDQLIEAKLTSGSAEVMIAAKEGKAIRFNESTVRPIGRVGAGVRGISIEESDEVIGMICVEPDSKQDVLVLSENGYGKRTDLDEYRITNRGGKGVKTINITEKTGKLISIQAVTDENDLMIINRSGLTIRTAVEQIRLAGRATQGVRIINLREGDAIASVMAVPAAGDEEEVQSAEGAENGAETPATDAPSAEE from the coding sequence ATGCTAACGGAAGAAGAAAAGAATGCCGGTTTGACGGGGCGTATCATCCCCATCAATATCGAAGAGCAGATGAAGTCGGCGTACATCGACTACTCGATGTCGGTCATCGTGTCGCGTGCGCTGCCCGACGTCAGGGACGGTATGAAGCCCGTACACCGGCGCATCCTCTACGATATGAGCGCGGAGCTCAACCTCTACTCCGACAAACCCACCCGTAAGTCGGCCCGTATCGTCGGCGACGTGCTCGGTAAGTTCCACCCCCACGGCGACTCGTCGGTCTACGACGCGATGGTCCGTCTGGCGCAGGACTGGTCGATGCGTTACCCGCTGGTCGACGGACAGGGTAACTTCGGTTCGATGGACGGCGATTCGCCGGCTGCCATGCGTTATACCGAGGCCCGCATGAAGAAGATCACCGACGAGGTGATGGCCGACATCGACAAGGAGACCGTCGACTGGACGCTGAACTTCGACGACACGATTCCCGAACCTACGGTCCTGCCCACGAAAATCCCGCTGCTGATCGTCAACGGCGCCAGCGGTATCGCCGTCGGTATGGCCACGAACATGGCTCCGCACAACCTCTCGGAGGTGGTGGACGCCTGCTGCGCCTATATCGACAACCCCGAGATCACGGGCGAGGAGCTCCTGCACTACGTCAAGGGCCCCGACTTCCCCACGGGCGGTATCATCTACGGCTACGAGGGTGTCAGGGAGGCGATGCTGACGGGCCGCGGACGCGTGATGATGCGCGCCAAGACCGAGATCGAGCATACGCCGAGCGGCCGCGAGTGCATCGTCATCACGGAGATCCCCTACATGATCAACAAGGCCGAGATGATCAAGAAGATCGCCGACATGATCAACGACAAGAAGATCGAAGGCATCTCCTATATCAACGACGAGTCGGACCGCAACGGCCTGCGCATCATCATCATCCTGAAGCAGGACGCCGTGGCGAGCGTGGTGCTGAACACGCTGTTCAAGAACACCCCGCTGCAAACGTCGTTTGCCGTGAACAACATCGCGCTGGTGAAGGGGCGTCCCGAGATGCTCCCGATGCGCGACCTGATCAAATACTTCATTGAGCACCGTCACGACGTGGTGGTGCGCCGCACGCGCTACGACAAGCGCAAGGCCGAGGAGCGCCTGCACATCGTGCTGGGTTTGCTGATCGCGCAGGACAACATCGACGAGATCGTGCGCATCATCCGCGCTTCGCAGACGCCCGACGCCGCGAAGCAGACCCTGATCGAGCGGTTCGAGCTGAGCGACATCCAAGCTTCGGCCATCATCGAGATGCGTCTGCGCGCGCTGACCGGTCTGGAGCGCGGCAAGCTGATCGCCGAGCGCGACGAGCTGATGAAGCTGATCGAACACCTGACCGAGATTCTCGAGAACGTCTCGATGCAGATGCAGGTCATCAAGGACGAACTGCTGGAGATCAAGGAGAAATACGGCGACGAACGCCGCTCGGAGATCGTCTATGCTTCCGAGGAGTTCAACCCCGAGGATTTCTACGCCGACGACGACATGGTCATCACCATCTCGCACATGGGCTACATCAAGCGCACGCCGCTGGCCGAATACCGCACGCAGAACCGCGGCGGCGTAGGGGCCAAGGGCAGCGCCACGCGCGACGAGGACTTCATCGAGCACATCTATGTGGCTTCGATGCACAACACAATGCTGTTCTTCACGGAGAAGGGCCGCTGCTTCTGGCTCAAGGTCTACGAGATTCCCGAGGGAGCGCGCTCGTCGAAGGGACGTGCCATCCAGAACGTCATCCAGATCGAGCCGGACGACAAGGTCCGCGCCTATATCAACGTCAAGAGTCTGGCCGATGCGGAGTATGTGAACAACAACTTCATCATCATGTGTACGAAGGACGGCACGATCAAGAAGACCAAGCTCGAGGCCTATTCGCGTCCGCGTCAGAACGGTGTCAACGCCATCGTCATCCGCGAGGGCGACCAGTTGATCGAGGCCAAGCTCACCAGCGGCAGCGCCGAGGTGATGATCGCGGCCAAGGAGGGCAAGGCCATCCGTTTCAACGAGTCGACGGTGCGTCCGATCGGACGTGTCGGCGCGGGTGTGCGCGGCATCTCGATCGAGGAGTCGGACGAGGTGATCGGCATGATCTGTGTGGAACCCGATTCGAAGCAGGATGTGCTGGTGCTGAGCGAGAACGGCTACGGAAAGCGTACCGATCTGGACGAGTACCGCATCACCAACCGCGGCGGAAAGGGCGTGAAGACCATCAACATTACGGAAAAGACAGGCAAACTAATATCGATTCAGGCCGTTACCGACGAGAACGACCTGATGATCATCAACCGTTCGGGACTCACCATACGCACCGCCGTCGAGCAGATCCGTCTTGCGGGCCGCGCTACGCAGGGCGTGCGTATCATCAACCTCCGCGAAGGCGACGCCATTGCTTCGGTGATGGCCGTGCCGGCAGCCGGGGATGAGGAGGAAGTGCAGTCTGCGGAAGGCGCTGAGAACGGGGCCGAGACGCCCGCGACCGACGCTCCCTCTGCGGAAGAATAA
- a CDS encoding formate/nitrite transporter family protein: MTLINTPKEVLALAGRSAADKLRNPASKTLILAFLAGAYIAVGGLFSLIAGFGFPGAAEAPGFQRLLSGATFPLGLILVIFTGAELFTGNNAVLVPGALGRQYGWNRVLRNWGLVYVGNFAGALFFTWFLVVVPGVLSSELWQKAACGIAQAKVSMPWMTVFLRGVGANWLVCLAVWLGLSANDVPGRMMGLFFPIMCFVAIGYEHCIANMFFIPLGMMLGAPVTCGEFLIDNLIPAPLGNIVGGGLFVGGLYWHLNRK; encoded by the coding sequence ATGACCCTGATCAACACCCCCAAAGAGGTCCTCGCGCTGGCCGGCCGGTCCGCGGCGGACAAACTCCGGAATCCGGCCTCCAAAACCCTGATCCTCGCATTCCTCGCCGGAGCGTATATCGCCGTCGGCGGGCTGTTCTCGCTCATCGCGGGCTTCGGATTTCCCGGAGCCGCCGAAGCGCCCGGATTCCAGCGCCTGCTGTCGGGCGCGACCTTTCCGCTGGGGCTCATTCTGGTGATCTTCACCGGCGCCGAGCTCTTCACGGGCAACAACGCCGTACTCGTCCCGGGAGCGCTCGGGCGGCAATACGGATGGAACCGGGTGCTGCGCAACTGGGGGCTCGTCTACGTCGGGAATTTCGCCGGGGCGCTCTTCTTCACCTGGTTTCTGGTCGTCGTGCCCGGCGTACTCTCATCGGAGTTGTGGCAGAAAGCGGCCTGCGGCATTGCACAGGCCAAGGTCTCGATGCCGTGGATGACGGTGTTCCTGCGCGGCGTGGGCGCCAACTGGCTGGTATGTCTGGCCGTATGGCTCGGGCTGAGCGCCAACGACGTCCCGGGCCGCATGATGGGGCTGTTCTTTCCGATCATGTGCTTCGTGGCGATCGGCTACGAGCACTGCATCGCCAACATGTTCTTCATCCCGCTGGGCATGATGCTCGGGGCGCCGGTCACCTGCGGGGAGTTCCTGATCGACAACCTCATCCCCGCCCCCCTCGGCAATATCGTGGGCGGGGGCCTCTTCGTAGGGGGCCTCTACTGGCATCTCAACCGGAAATAA
- a CDS encoding LolA family protein, translating to MKRLLLLMALVAGIQAVSAAGRATEILEKLAAGFRAMPGYSVNFEVASGDYKSRGSYVVEGRNYYLALADAEVFADSVIRYEIDNRRREVTVTEVDAASRNILNNPVRAFDFLGSEYVPTLVSEAAGRAVVRLTPTAGNDAPAGNVTVTVDTATMRPLSLSYDYDGEQVQVSVLGIAPLAGHVRVFDRNAYAGYEFIDFR from the coding sequence ATGAAACGACTTTTGCTCCTTATGGCCCTCGTGGCCGGTATTCAGGCTGTTTCGGCAGCCGGACGCGCCACGGAGATATTGGAAAAACTCGCTGCGGGATTCCGCGCGATGCCCGGTTACAGCGTGAATTTCGAGGTGGCCTCGGGCGACTACAAAAGCCGCGGCAGCTATGTCGTCGAGGGGCGGAACTATTACCTCGCGCTGGCCGATGCCGAGGTCTTTGCCGACAGCGTGATCCGCTACGAGATCGACAACCGCCGCCGCGAGGTGACTGTGACGGAGGTCGATGCCGCGAGCCGCAATATCCTGAACAACCCCGTCCGGGCTTTCGATTTCCTCGGCAGCGAGTATGTCCCGACGCTGGTCTCCGAAGCCGCGGGCCGTGCCGTCGTGCGGCTGACGCCCACTGCCGGGAACGACGCTCCGGCGGGTAACGTTACCGTGACGGTCGACACCGCTACGATGCGCCCCCTGTCGCTCTCCTACGACTACGACGGCGAGCAGGTGCAGGTCAGCGTTCTCGGCATCGCGCCGCTTGCGGGGCACGTCCGCGTGTTCGACAGGAATGCCTATGCGGGTTATGAGTTCATCGACTTCCGCTGA
- a CDS encoding FtsK/SpoIIIE family DNA translocase produces the protein MASKNTTSPNGRQNVQRSNRDSARWIAGLLLLFAGLFSAAAVFFSFFSWAPDQSVLQKSVEDRELIGAEIENLCGVAGARLGMLLVDRSFGLFGILIPVMLVLIGIRIIRQRPLLVNHSILSLFFIMILGSLTLGFAFSDRWSICCSTGWGGAFGIEVSTLLRTHIGAVGTLILLLGGWILTGVFINRNFINKVNEVGNVMADKGEKIVEIVKHKVVVPLGRTPGEDGEITEETPVSVPKPVPKPAPKAAESAAPVAKAAAAPESPVQKAAAPIHVERPAESAAAAKATVRDEDDPFVELTPDGKPVGEVAPEEEPQAPAEDEEFTEVDLSHPEGRVVMGRGGLIELERPTFRPAAPTAPVSDGPFTEIIVGDETQTPAETPAEAPVETVAEPEIPAEGVVVTVESNEAKLVDEKAIPTESYDPLKDLVNYHKPPVTLLEDYISDSEVSDEEIFENKTKIEETLKYFGIPIQRIKATVGPTVTLYEIVQAQGVKIAKIQGLQNDIAQSLKAESGIRIIAPIPGKGTIGIEVPNRNKQIVSMYSAVRSLRFQESKAELPVVIGRTIQNENYVFDLAKMPHLLVAGATGQGKSVGLNAIITSLLYRKHPAQLKFVMIDPKMVEFSLYSKVERHFLAKMESEDEAIVTDPRKAVYTLNALCTEMDSRLELCKKAGARNISEYNEKFTARRLNPMNGHRFMPYIVVVIDEFADLIMTAKEVETPVTRLAQKARAIGIHLIIATQRPSVDVITGKIKANFPARVAFRVMQMIDSRTILDRPGADQLIGRGDMLISKDGELTRIQCALVETKEVERIVDYISKQQGYTAAYALPDYTPDSGEGAQMGSEESSSAPLKYDSLFAEIARSAVQDGSISTSMIQRNYEVGFNRAGRIMMQLERAGIVGRQQGAKPRDILYHDLPSLEAKLQELGVF, from the coding sequence ATGGCATCCAAAAATACGACATCCCCCAACGGACGACAGAACGTGCAGCGTTCCAACCGCGACAGCGCGCGCTGGATCGCGGGACTGCTGCTGTTGTTCGCGGGCTTGTTCTCCGCCGCCGCGGTATTCTTCTCGTTCTTCAGTTGGGCTCCCGACCAGAGCGTGCTGCAAAAGTCGGTCGAGGACCGCGAACTGATCGGCGCCGAGATCGAGAACCTGTGCGGCGTCGCCGGGGCGCGGCTGGGGATGTTGCTGGTCGACCGTTCGTTCGGACTGTTCGGCATCCTGATTCCCGTGATGCTGGTGCTGATCGGGATAAGAATCATCCGCCAGCGGCCGCTGCTGGTGAACCACTCGATCCTCTCGCTGTTCTTCATCATGATCCTCGGGTCGCTGACCCTCGGGTTCGCCTTTTCCGACCGCTGGAGCATCTGCTGCTCGACGGGGTGGGGCGGTGCGTTCGGCATCGAGGTCTCGACCCTGCTGCGCACGCATATCGGCGCCGTCGGAACGCTTATCCTGCTGCTGGGCGGATGGATTCTGACGGGCGTATTCATCAACCGCAATTTCATCAACAAGGTCAACGAGGTCGGCAACGTCATGGCCGACAAGGGCGAGAAGATCGTCGAGATCGTCAAGCACAAGGTGGTCGTGCCCCTCGGCCGCACCCCCGGGGAGGACGGAGAGATCACGGAGGAGACTCCCGTGTCGGTTCCGAAACCGGTTCCGAAACCGGCTCCGAAAGCCGCCGAATCCGCAGCTCCTGTCGCCAAGGCCGCCGCCGCTCCGGAATCCCCGGTGCAGAAAGCCGCCGCGCCGATACATGTCGAGCGTCCGGCGGAGTCCGCTGCGGCCGCGAAAGCCACGGTCCGGGACGAGGACGATCCCTTTGTGGAACTGACGCCCGACGGAAAGCCCGTTGGCGAGGTTGCTCCGGAGGAGGAGCCGCAGGCGCCAGCCGAAGACGAGGAGTTCACCGAGGTCGACCTCTCGCACCCCGAAGGGCGTGTGGTGATGGGCCGCGGGGGGCTGATCGAGCTGGAGCGTCCGACGTTCCGTCCCGCCGCGCCGACGGCTCCCGTGTCCGACGGGCCTTTCACCGAGATCATCGTCGGCGACGAGACTCAAACACCTGCGGAGACACCCGCGGAGGCGCCGGTCGAAACGGTTGCGGAACCCGAAATTCCGGCCGAAGGCGTCGTGGTGACGGTCGAGTCCAACGAGGCGAAGCTGGTCGACGAGAAGGCGATCCCGACGGAGAGCTACGACCCGCTGAAAGACTTGGTGAATTACCACAAACCGCCTGTGACGCTGCTGGAGGACTATATTTCCGATTCGGAGGTGTCGGACGAGGAGATTTTCGAGAACAAGACCAAGATCGAGGAGACGCTCAAGTATTTCGGCATTCCGATCCAGCGCATCAAGGCCACCGTGGGCCCTACGGTCACGCTCTACGAGATCGTGCAGGCGCAGGGGGTCAAGATCGCCAAGATTCAGGGTCTCCAGAACGATATCGCCCAGAGCCTCAAGGCCGAGTCGGGCATCCGCATCATCGCCCCGATTCCGGGCAAGGGGACCATCGGCATCGAGGTTCCGAACCGCAACAAGCAGATCGTGTCGATGTATTCGGCCGTGCGGTCGCTGCGTTTTCAGGAGTCGAAGGCCGAGCTGCCGGTGGTGATCGGCCGCACGATCCAGAACGAAAACTACGTCTTCGATCTGGCCAAGATGCCCCACCTGCTGGTGGCAGGCGCCACGGGGCAGGGTAAGTCCGTCGGGCTGAACGCCATCATCACCTCGCTGCTCTACCGCAAGCATCCCGCGCAGCTCAAGTTCGTGATGATCGACCCCAAGATGGTCGAGTTCTCGCTCTACTCCAAGGTCGAACGCCATTTTCTGGCCAAGATGGAGTCGGAGGACGAGGCCATCGTCACCGATCCCCGCAAGGCGGTCTATACGCTCAACGCGCTCTGCACGGAGATGGACAGCCGTCTGGAGCTGTGCAAGAAGGCCGGCGCCCGGAACATCTCCGAGTACAACGAGAAATTCACCGCGCGGCGGCTGAACCCGATGAACGGCCACCGCTTCATGCCCTATATCGTCGTGGTGATCGACGAGTTCGCCGACCTCATCATGACGGCCAAGGAGGTCGAGACCCCCGTGACGCGGCTGGCCCAGAAGGCCCGCGCCATCGGCATCCACCTCATCATCGCCACGCAGCGTCCGTCGGTCGACGTCATCACGGGTAAGATCAAGGCCAACTTCCCGGCCCGCGTTGCTTTCCGCGTGATGCAGATGATCGACTCGCGGACGATCCTCGACCGTCCCGGCGCCGACCAGTTGATCGGCCGCGGCGACATGCTCATCTCGAAGGACGGCGAACTGACGCGTATCCAGTGTGCGCTGGTCGAGACCAAGGAGGTCGAGCGCATCGTGGATTACATCTCCAAACAGCAGGGTTACACGGCGGCCTATGCGCTGCCCGACTACACGCCCGACAGCGGCGAGGGGGCGCAGATGGGCAGCGAGGAGTCCTCCTCGGCGCCCCTGAAATACGACTCGCTCTTCGCCGAGATCGCCCGCAGCGCCGTGCAGGACGGGTCGATCTCGACCTCGATGATTCAGCGCAACTACGAGGTGGGTTTCAACCGCGCCGGCCGCATCATGATGCAGCTCGAGCGGGCCGGCATCGTCGGCCGTCAGCAGGGCGCCAAGCCGCGCGACATCCTCTACCACGACCTGCCCTCGCTGGAGGCCAAGTTGCAGGAACTGGGGGTATTTTAA
- a CDS encoding shikimate kinase has product MKPLFLVGYMGCGKSTLGRKLARRLGIGYADTDALVEEREGASVSDVFRYEGEQRFREVEREVLDRVIDEGAVPVVSTGGGLPTWGDNMARMNDVGCTVYLRRSAEQIARRLSPYGRRKRPRLQGLNDEELVAFMERDMAVREPFYTQASLVVDCDWLSDEEVVEYILARLRDEI; this is encoded by the coding sequence ATGAAACCCCTCTTTCTGGTCGGTTACATGGGCTGCGGCAAGAGCACCCTCGGACGCAAGCTGGCGCGGCGTCTCGGCATCGGGTATGCCGACACCGATGCGCTGGTCGAGGAGCGGGAGGGGGCTTCGGTCTCCGACGTTTTCCGTTACGAGGGCGAGCAGCGGTTCCGGGAGGTCGAGCGCGAGGTGCTGGACCGCGTGATCGACGAGGGCGCCGTCCCGGTGGTCTCCACGGGCGGGGGACTGCCCACATGGGGCGACAACATGGCGCGGATGAACGACGTGGGCTGCACGGTCTACCTGCGCCGCTCGGCGGAGCAGATCGCCCGCCGCCTGAGCCCTTACGGACGCCGCAAGCGGCCCCGCCTGCAGGGACTGAACGACGAGGAGCTGGTGGCGTTCATGGAGCGCGACATGGCTGTCCGGGAGCCTTTCTATACGCAGGCTTCGCTGGTCGTCGACTGCGACTGGCTTTCCGACGAGGAGGTGGTGGAGTATATTCTGGCCCGGCTAAGAGACGAAATTTAG